A genome region from Acinetobacter lwoffii includes the following:
- a CDS encoding GatB/YqeY domain-containing protein encodes MTTLKDQITDVLKATMRAKEMSKLTVIRSLQAAIKQIEVDERKELDDAQVLAVIEKQIKQRKESVKAFAGAGRDDLASKEQAEIEILSQFLPEAMTEEELDSMIAQAIAAQQATSMKDMGKVMNSLRPLIAGRADPAQVSAKIKAQLA; translated from the coding sequence ATGACGACTTTAAAAGACCAAATCACGGATGTTTTGAAAGCAACAATGCGTGCCAAAGAAATGTCCAAGCTGACGGTCATTCGTAGTCTACAGGCAGCAATTAAGCAAATCGAAGTCGATGAGCGCAAAGAACTTGACGACGCTCAGGTTCTTGCGGTCATTGAAAAACAAATTAAACAACGTAAAGAATCGGTTAAAGCCTTTGCAGGCGCTGGCCGAGATGATTTAGCTAGTAAGGAACAAGCCGAAATTGAGATTTTGTCTCAGTTTCTACCAGAAGCTATGACTGAGGAAGAACTTGATTCCATGATTGCGCAAGCTATTGCAGCGCAACAAGCTACTAGCATGAAAGATATGGGTAAGGTGATGAATTCTCTGCGTCCGCTCATAGCCGGGCGCGCCGATCCTGCACAAGTTTCCGCCAAAATCAAAGCGCAACTTGCTTAA
- a CDS encoding YkvA family protein produces the protein MYQRIKQWAKSIKKDILVVWLIAKDKRTPNSVKFLALIIAAYAFSPIDLIPDFIPVLGYLDDIIIVPLGILLVIKLTPQNIVDDCRILGEILVERPINCWAAGIIILIWLVVLGYLTMYFMNDSLSILSIFDK, from the coding sequence ATGTATCAAAGAATCAAGCAATGGGCTAAATCAATTAAAAAAGACATCTTGGTTGTTTGGCTTATTGCAAAAGACAAGCGAACGCCCAATTCTGTAAAGTTTTTAGCTTTAATTATTGCTGCTTATGCCTTCTCACCAATTGATTTAATTCCAGATTTTATTCCCGTACTTGGGTATTTAGACGATATTATTATTGTACCTTTAGGTATTTTATTAGTTATCAAGCTTACCCCACAAAACATTGTAGATGATTGTAGAATTCTTGGAGAAATCTTAGTTGAAAGGCCTATAAACTGTTGGGCAGCAGGAATTATTATCCTGATATGGCTTGTAGTATTGGGATATTTAACCATGTACTTCATGAACGATTCACTGTCTATACTGTCTATTTTTGACAAGTGA
- a CDS encoding M48 family metalloprotease codes for MKRLALACGLSLYMVAGHGSNHDFNQVNVQFSVPDIGTGVGLLDQQKEKMIGEKVYREVHKQMPVLQNPWLEDQLLSVFSHILSQTQLQQPIGLLVINDPQINAFAVPGGLFALNAGLINSARNMDEVAGVMAHEIAHVTQRHYSRSQDAFKGQGLLALAGILVGALVASQADGDVGTAVMMGSQAALLDKQLTYSRNQEREADRIGMQYMYRSGYNPHSMADFFEVMHRSTSRLSFLPDFWFTHPLTTERMSEARLRANQLPAVKRSLNDQDFDIIKWYSRVLSGQTNAEQLILMDRQNNFAGQLALTAYRIQQSDFQAAQATLDRAKKHNQMHPLQVLFQTDIYLAQNQLDAALESVASAARIMPENRALNYKYAEVLIRAKQPDKAKVLVQRFLNANSRDVSGWRLMQLAANAEPDSPIKAANVLRYRAEVEYWSGYEETAIKSLLHAQRSVKNNQSLSSTIRQRLKQMQQAHQYKI; via the coding sequence TTGAAACGATTGGCGCTGGCGTGTGGCTTAAGTCTGTATATGGTAGCAGGGCACGGCTCTAACCATGATTTTAATCAAGTAAATGTACAATTTTCTGTGCCTGATATTGGTACAGGCGTCGGCTTACTCGATCAACAAAAAGAAAAAATGATCGGTGAAAAAGTCTATCGTGAAGTGCATAAACAAATGCCGGTCCTGCAAAATCCATGGCTTGAAGATCAGTTGCTTTCAGTATTTTCTCATATCCTGAGTCAGACTCAATTGCAACAGCCGATCGGTTTGCTGGTCATTAATGATCCCCAAATTAATGCTTTCGCCGTACCGGGTGGCCTCTTTGCACTTAATGCTGGTCTGATTAATTCAGCCCGAAACATGGATGAAGTGGCAGGAGTGATGGCACATGAAATTGCACATGTCACACAACGTCATTACAGTCGCTCTCAGGATGCATTTAAAGGGCAAGGTTTACTGGCGCTAGCCGGAATTCTCGTCGGTGCTTTGGTCGCTTCTCAGGCAGATGGCGATGTCGGCACAGCGGTCATGATGGGTTCACAGGCAGCACTTCTGGATAAACAGCTTACCTATAGCCGTAATCAGGAGCGTGAGGCAGACCGGATTGGTATGCAATATATGTATCGTTCCGGTTATAACCCGCATAGTATGGCAGATTTCTTTGAGGTCATGCATCGCTCGACCAGCCGCTTAAGCTTTCTGCCGGATTTCTGGTTCACTCATCCACTCACCACCGAGCGTATGAGTGAAGCACGTTTACGTGCCAACCAGCTTCCTGCGGTGAAACGCAGTCTCAATGACCAAGACTTTGACATTATCAAGTGGTATAGCAGGGTATTGTCTGGTCAGACCAATGCAGAGCAGCTTATCCTGATGGACCGGCAAAATAATTTTGCAGGCCAGCTTGCCTTAACTGCCTATCGAATACAGCAAAGTGATTTCCAGGCCGCGCAGGCCACTTTAGATCGAGCAAAAAAGCATAACCAGATGCATCCTTTACAGGTTTTATTCCAGACTGATATTTATTTAGCTCAGAACCAGCTTGATGCAGCTTTGGAAAGTGTAGCGTCAGCAGCGCGGATCATGCCGGAAAATCGAGCGCTCAATTATAAATATGCAGAAGTGCTGATTCGCGCCAAGCAACCCGATAAAGCAAAAGTTTTAGTGCAGCGATTTCTAAATGCCAATTCACGGGATGTCAGTGGCTGGCGACTAATGCAACTGGCTGCCAATGCAGAGCCAGATTCGCCGATTAAGGCTGCTAATGTGCTGCGCTATCGTGCAGAAGTAGAATATTGGTCAGGATATGAAGAAACTGCCATCAAATCATTATTACATGCACAGCGTAGCGTAAAGAATAATCAATCTTTATCGTCCACCATTCGCCAGCGTCTGAAGCAGATGCAGCAGGCACATCAATATAAGATTTAA
- a CDS encoding sensor domain-containing diguanylate cyclase: protein MENINFKSFQDAGEAVLKFLHQHFCFNLWMITRVEGQDWIVLQSEDHGYDIRPGQVFQWADSFCSHMVAGKAPRIAPRSEEIPLYATAPINQQVCIKSYIGQPLLKEDGSLFGTLCAIDPETKSEAIVQDMQLVELLGQLLSSILQAELRQSEQVRQHELLQEEASKDELTGLYNRRAWEKLLRAEEERCKQYGHPAAVLFIDLNDLKKLNDSLGHDEGDKLIQNAAQVLRDNVRINDIVARLGGDEFVILSVENDETGTESLVDRLINAFAAANIGAAIGMAMRHPSQGLFAALAQADQNMFEYKRRKKSSESMTNLK from the coding sequence ATGGAAAATATAAATTTCAAAAGTTTTCAGGATGCTGGAGAGGCGGTGTTAAAGTTTTTGCATCAGCATTTTTGCTTTAATTTATGGATGATCACCCGGGTAGAAGGCCAAGACTGGATTGTGCTGCAAAGTGAAGATCATGGTTATGATATACGACCCGGTCAAGTGTTTCAGTGGGCTGATTCTTTTTGTTCTCATATGGTCGCAGGTAAGGCCCCGAGAATTGCCCCCCGCTCTGAAGAAATTCCTTTATACGCCACAGCGCCGATTAATCAGCAGGTCTGTATAAAATCTTATATTGGTCAGCCACTCCTTAAAGAAGATGGCAGTTTGTTTGGAACACTCTGTGCGATTGATCCAGAAACCAAATCGGAAGCTATTGTGCAAGATATGCAATTGGTCGAGTTGTTGGGACAATTGCTCAGTTCGATCTTGCAGGCAGAATTGCGTCAAAGTGAGCAGGTACGTCAACATGAATTATTGCAGGAAGAAGCCAGTAAAGATGAATTGACCGGGCTCTATAATCGTCGGGCCTGGGAAAAACTGCTGCGAGCTGAAGAAGAGCGTTGTAAGCAATATGGTCATCCCGCCGCTGTATTATTTATTGACCTGAATGACCTAAAAAAGTTGAATGATAGTTTGGGTCATGATGAAGGTGACAAGCTGATTCAAAATGCGGCGCAGGTATTGCGAGATAACGTACGAATCAATGATATTGTTGCTCGTTTGGGTGGTGATGAGTTTGTGATTCTTAGCGTGGAAAATGATGAAACGGGTACTGAAAGTTTAGTGGATCGTTTAATTAATGCCTTTGCAGCAGCAAACATTGGCGCAGCGATTGGTATGGCAATGCGTCATCCAAGTCAGGGCTTATTTGCAGCACTCGCACAAGCGGATCAGAACATGTTTGAGTATAAACGTCGGAAAAAATCTAGTGAATCCATGACCAATCTAAAATAA
- a CDS encoding IS5 family transposase (programmed frameshift), translating into MARTLLTDDIWQQIQDTMRLHGCYRSKNSRNIMEAILWKLRTGATWRDIPQEFCPWQTAYNRFNRWASKGLWNKFFLDLRGVLDQEWVFIDGSYIRVHQHASGARNGFERAIGQSRGGRTTKIHLATDANGLPIDFKITGGGVHDSQVAKQLIDTVGEATYLIADKGYDAEHIRIYAQNKDMIPIIPMRSNSKRSNKEFDKYLYKLRHLVENVFARLKHFRAIATRFDKLARNYQSMIYIACIFIWCKAK; encoded by the exons ATGGCACGTACTCTTCTTACCGATGATATCTGGCAGCAAATTCAAGATACTATGCGATTACATGGTTGCTACCGTTCAAAGAATAGTAGAAATATCATGGAAGCGATCTTATGGAAACTGCGTACAGGCGCCACATGGCGTGATATTCCTCAAGAATTTTGTCCTTGGCAAACTGCTTATAATCGTTTTAATCGTTGGGCAAGCAAGGGATTGTGGAATAAATTTTTTTTAGATT TACGAGGCGTCTTGGATCAAGAATGGGTATTCATTGACGGAAGCTACATACGCGTGCATCAACATGCAAGTGGAGCTCGGAATGGTTTCGAAAGAGCAATTGGACAATCACGTGGTGGACGAACAACAAAAATACATCTTGCAACCGACGCGAATGGATTACCGATTGATTTTAAAATCACTGGGGGTGGCGTCCACGACAGTCAAGTTGCAAAACAACTGATTGATACTGTAGGCGAGGCAACTTATCTCATTGCTGATAAGGGGTATGATGCTGAGCACATTAGAATATATGCCCAGAACAAGGATATGATTCCCATCATTCCAATGAGATCAAATAGTAAAAGATCGAATAAGGAGTTTGATAAATATCTATATAAATTAAGACATTTAGTTGAAAATGTGTTTGCGAGATTGAAGCATTTCCGAGCGATTGCAACCCGATTTGATAAGCTTGCACGAAATTACCAGTCTATGATTTACATTGCTTGCATATTTATTTGGTGTAAAGCCAAATGA
- a CDS encoding 2-hydroxyacid dehydrogenase encodes MKQKVVVFSQIDTDIQNKLEQNYQVSYIQPKLGDVNQQLLQQVQDADGMIGAGRLLNRDNLASATRLKIISSVSVGYDNYELDYLNEKKIYLSHTPHVLTETTADLAFTLLMSAARKVAYLDQWTKQGQWQRTVGEAQFGMDIFGKTLGIIGLGHIGAAIARRGFYGFNMNILYHNRREKPELAQGLNAKYCQLEELLQRSDFVVVAVDLNADSKALIATAELAKMQSHAVLVNISRGSVIDEQALTSALKAKQVFAAGLDVYQKEPLKESELFQLDNVVTLPHVGSATAATRKKMAELAYQNLVDALEGRVPRYVVNPEF; translated from the coding sequence ATGAAACAAAAAGTGGTTGTATTTAGTCAAATTGATACTGATATTCAAAACAAGCTGGAACAAAATTATCAGGTTAGTTATATACAACCGAAGCTAGGCGATGTGAATCAACAGCTTTTGCAGCAGGTTCAGGATGCTGATGGCATGATTGGCGCAGGGCGCTTGTTGAATCGCGATAATCTGGCCAGTGCCACCCGGTTAAAAATTATCTCCAGTGTCAGTGTCGGTTATGACAACTATGAACTGGATTATTTAAATGAAAAGAAAATTTATCTCAGTCATACGCCGCATGTACTGACTGAAACCACTGCTGACCTGGCTTTTACTTTACTGATGTCAGCAGCACGCAAAGTGGCTTACCTGGATCAATGGACCAAGCAGGGACAATGGCAGCGTACCGTGGGCGAAGCACAATTTGGTATGGATATTTTTGGAAAAACCCTCGGAATTATTGGTCTCGGTCATATTGGAGCTGCAATCGCACGTCGTGGTTTTTACGGTTTTAATATGAATATTCTGTATCATAATCGTCGGGAAAAACCAGAACTTGCTCAAGGGTTGAATGCGAAATATTGCCAGCTTGAGGAACTGTTACAGCGTTCTGACTTTGTGGTTGTTGCAGTAGATTTGAATGCGGATTCTAAGGCGCTGATTGCGACAGCGGAATTGGCTAAAATGCAATCCCATGCAGTATTGGTCAATATTTCACGTGGCTCGGTCATTGATGAACAGGCATTAACTTCAGCTTTAAAAGCCAAGCAGGTTTTTGCTGCCGGTCTGGATGTGTATCAGAAAGAGCCGTTAAAGGAATCGGAATTATTCCAGTTGGATAATGTGGTTACATTGCCACATGTGGGTTCGGCCACTGCAGCCACCCGTAAAAAAATGGCAGAACTGGCTTATCAGAATCTTGTTGATGCCTTGGAAGGACGAGTGCCCCGTTATGTGGTCAATCCGGAATTTTAA
- the rpsU gene encoding 30S ribosomal protein S21, whose translation MPQVKLKEGEPVDVAIRRFKRSCEKAGVLADVRKREFYEKPTQERKRKKAAAVKRYQKKLARESVRTTRLY comes from the coding sequence ATGCCACAAGTTAAATTGAAAGAAGGCGAACCAGTAGACGTAGCTATCCGTCGTTTCAAACGTTCATGCGAAAAAGCGGGTGTTCTTGCTGACGTACGTAAGCGTGAATTCTACGAGAAACCAACTCAAGAACGTAAGCGCAAAAAAGCTGCTGCTGTTAAACGCTACCAAAAGAAATTGGCGCGTGAATCAGTACGTACAACTCGCCTTTACTAA
- a CDS encoding ATP-binding protein — protein MAKIELPEHILNTLSTVLQQLQQSLPELKQIPDFSAHAYKWQQGELKPIHQLRQMELADLKGIERQKEKVIQNTLQFLNGLPANDVLLTGSRGTGKSSIVRALLTEYADQGLRLIEIERDDLSDLPQIQQLIAERPEKFIVYCDDLAFNAEDENYRSLKSVLDGSLQSGSSNFVIYATSNRRHLLPEFMHENTPVTRVDVPQYTELHPQEAIEEKISLSDRFGLWLSFYPMDQNLYLEIVEHYLKKAGMELTPETRAEALRWCQARGQRSGRAAYQFSKHWIGSTQLNAS, from the coding sequence ATGGCGAAAATTGAGTTACCTGAGCATATTTTAAATACCCTTTCGACTGTTCTGCAGCAACTTCAGCAAAGTCTGCCCGAACTGAAACAAATTCCTGATTTTTCTGCCCATGCCTATAAGTGGCAACAGGGTGAACTCAAACCGATTCATCAGCTTAGACAGATGGAACTGGCCGATTTAAAAGGGATTGAGCGACAAAAAGAAAAAGTCATCCAGAACACGTTGCAGTTTTTAAACGGCTTACCTGCCAATGATGTCTTACTGACCGGTTCACGCGGTACGGGTAAATCCTCCATTGTTCGTGCCCTACTCACCGAGTATGCAGATCAAGGGTTACGATTAATTGAAATCGAACGGGATGATTTATCCGATCTGCCTCAAATTCAGCAACTCATTGCAGAGCGTCCAGAGAAGTTTATTGTCTACTGTGATGATCTGGCCTTTAATGCCGAAGATGAAAATTATCGCAGTTTAAAGAGTGTTCTGGATGGTTCTTTACAGTCCGGTTCCAGCAATTTTGTGATTTATGCGACCAGTAACCGTCGTCATTTATTACCCGAATTCATGCATGAAAATACGCCCGTTACCCGAGTTGATGTGCCGCAATATACTGAATTACATCCTCAGGAAGCGATTGAAGAAAAAATTTCACTGTCTGACCGCTTTGGTTTATGGCTGTCTTTCTATCCAATGGATCAGAACCTGTATTTGGAAATTGTCGAACATTACCTCAAAAAGGCAGGCATGGAACTCACGCCAGAAACCCGTGCTGAAGCCCTACGCTGGTGTCAGGCACGCGGTCAACGTTCAGGACGTGCTGCCTATCAGTTTTCCAAGCACTGGATTGGTTCAACCCAACTAAATGCCTCTTAA
- a CDS encoding DUF6176 family protein: MPLNNLKATGSGRFFHINHLYNDDTQKKIKIMDVGAVLIQLKPLHMQQVHDWQRTLKARQDEVIETLKAEQVHVESWFYLQLHGQDYLIAYMRADNIQKAQNIAKLSTFPIDQVHKQFKTSWQAVYPAELLLDATVT, encoded by the coding sequence ATGCCTCTTAACAACTTAAAAGCGACCGGTTCAGGTCGCTTTTTTCATATAAATCATTTATATAATGATGATACTCAAAAGAAAATTAAAATTATGGATGTCGGCGCAGTTCTCATTCAACTTAAGCCCTTACACATGCAGCAAGTTCATGACTGGCAGCGTACTTTGAAAGCACGTCAAGACGAAGTAATTGAAACGCTTAAGGCTGAACAGGTTCATGTCGAGTCCTGGTTTTATCTGCAACTTCATGGTCAGGACTATTTGATTGCATATATGCGCGCCGACAATATTCAAAAAGCGCAAAATATTGCAAAACTCAGTACTTTCCCAATTGACCAAGTGCATAAACAGTTTAAAACTTCATGGCAAGCGGTTTATCCCGCCGAATTGTTATTGGATGCTACAGTTACCTGA
- the tsaD gene encoding tRNA (adenosine(37)-N6)-threonylcarbamoyltransferase complex transferase subunit TsaD has product MIVLGLETSCDETGLALYDSELGLRGQVLYSQIKLHAEYGGVVPELASRDHVRKLIPLINELLEQSGVKKSEIDAVAYTRGPGLMGALMTGALFGRTLAFALNKPAIGVHHMEGHMLAPLLSETPPEFPFVALLVSGGHSQLMAAYGIGQYELLGESIDDAAGEAFDKVAKMMGLPYPGGPNISKLAEQGDPNAFAFPRPMLHQGLEFSFSGLKTAVSVQMKKLGDENRDADIAASFQEAIVDTLVKKSVKALKQTGLKRLVIAGGVSANKRLRERLEADLAKIRASVYYAEPALCTDNGAMIAFAGYQRLKAGQHDGLAVTTTPRWPMTELTNPTEA; this is encoded by the coding sequence ATGATCGTTTTAGGCTTGGAAACGTCGTGTGATGAAACAGGACTTGCGCTGTATGACAGCGAGTTGGGTTTGCGCGGACAGGTGCTTTATAGCCAGATTAAACTGCATGCAGAATATGGCGGTGTAGTTCCAGAGCTGGCGTCACGTGATCATGTGCGTAAACTGATTCCACTCATCAATGAGCTGCTTGAACAGAGCGGCGTGAAAAAATCAGAAATTGATGCAGTCGCATATACCCGTGGCCCGGGTCTGATGGGCGCACTCATGACCGGTGCATTGTTTGGTCGTACTTTGGCCTTTGCGCTGAATAAACCCGCAATTGGTGTGCATCATATGGAAGGTCATATGCTGGCACCTTTATTGTCAGAAACTCCGCCTGAGTTTCCATTTGTCGCATTGTTGGTATCGGGTGGACATTCTCAGCTCATGGCTGCTTATGGCATTGGCCAGTATGAACTCTTGGGTGAATCCATTGATGATGCGGCAGGCGAAGCATTTGATAAAGTCGCGAAGATGATGGGTCTGCCGTATCCGGGTGGCCCGAATATTTCCAAACTGGCAGAGCAGGGCGATCCAAATGCATTTGCATTCCCGCGACCAATGCTGCATCAAGGTTTAGAATTTTCATTCAGTGGTCTAAAAACCGCAGTTTCTGTACAAATGAAAAAACTCGGTGATGAAAACCGCGATGCCGATATCGCTGCCAGTTTTCAGGAAGCCATTGTCGATACTCTGGTGAAAAAGTCGGTGAAAGCACTGAAGCAAACGGGGCTTAAACGTCTGGTGATTGCGGGCGGTGTTAGTGCCAACAAGCGTTTACGTGAGCGTTTAGAAGCAGATTTAGCCAAGATTCGTGCATCTGTTTATTATGCTGAACCTGCACTCTGTACAGACAATGGTGCCATGATTGCTTTTGCGGGCTATCAGCGTCTCAAAGCAGGACAGCATGATGGCTTGGCTGTGACGACAACTCCACGTTGGCCAATGACGGAACTGACTAATCCGACTGAGGCATAG
- a CDS encoding protein kinase domain-containing protein, with the protein MPRLNLDHLDISDFELRTKARSLGFGRRLYYAKGNALWLKTQISHRSDSLISSPHAELGWQHELDFYQAHASSGDLNFFLPHQIIQQPFKINHEQFEQALILVDAPAHFQIMPHQQSITQIRQHLLQAVEPLICLQELGYLHADLKQEHFVNNQGRVCLLDFEHVQILHQNDLHELNATPRYMAPELFQGQAKSLQSEVYALGVIFYEWLSGQRLQATDYLDWAFLHCQRLKVELPQHLQAFQGLLEEMLSKQKQHRLVDFQAVKDYLMTEIE; encoded by the coding sequence TTGCCACGACTTAATTTAGATCATCTCGATATTTCTGATTTTGAACTACGAACCAAAGCCCGTAGTCTGGGTTTTGGTCGGCGTCTTTATTATGCCAAGGGAAATGCGCTCTGGCTAAAAACCCAGATATCGCATAGATCTGATAGTTTAATATCATCTCCACATGCTGAACTAGGCTGGCAACATGAGCTGGATTTTTATCAGGCTCATGCCAGCTCAGGTGATCTAAATTTTTTCCTTCCACATCAAATTATTCAACAGCCTTTCAAGATCAATCATGAACAATTTGAGCAGGCCTTAATTCTGGTCGATGCGCCGGCGCATTTTCAGATCATGCCGCATCAGCAATCCATCACGCAAATTCGGCAACATTTGCTGCAAGCTGTGGAGCCTTTAATCTGCCTGCAAGAATTGGGTTATTTGCATGCCGATTTAAAGCAGGAACATTTTGTAAATAATCAGGGCAGGGTCTGCCTGCTTGATTTTGAGCATGTCCAAATACTCCATCAGAATGACCTGCATGAACTGAATGCGACACCGCGTTATATGGCGCCGGAACTGTTCCAAGGCCAAGCCAAGAGCCTACAAAGTGAAGTTTATGCTTTGGGTGTTATTTTTTATGAGTGGTTGAGTGGTCAGCGTTTACAGGCGACAGATTATCTGGATTGGGCCTTTTTGCATTGTCAGCGTCTGAAAGTTGAGTTACCGCAGCACTTACAGGCTTTTCAAGGCTTATTAGAAGAAATGTTAAGTAAGCAGAAGCAGCATAGATTGGTCGATTTTCAAGCTGTGAAAGACTACTTAATGACTGAAATTGAATGA
- a CDS encoding DUF3336 domain-containing protein produces MLFKDFTQDINPHQAYRIKKLKQQLQQVESYEEWKYIALKIDEESGAQEWKFDNSSPYFDAEVIAHRLGKLRRYRQQKRTRDLMYILREGLSYDIANIAHPLLFTEAYVGTKRIIEDYVEEVSQGLAYIASIDCTCLSMEEKIEYFQHCQRAYGQPALMFSGGSTLGLFHTGVCKALMEQDLLPKVMSGSSAGAIMTAMLGVSKPSQYIDILKGHNFFHEAFHFRTMSELMKGNGGLADVKYLKKFLVENLGDLTFEEALKTSGLHINIAVAPYDAGQDARILNAYTSPDLLVWSAVLASCAVPVLFPPVRLTSKRYDGQYTPYMGSTRWVDGSVRSDFPQEKMARLYNINYTIASQTNPHIVPFMQDDISRFRKGTLSWPQRIVRRQGAVITKGMMDFAREHAGSLPPVRRLLDHGYGVVDQRYYGDVNIVGKYSLRHYSYMLQNPRPYLFKILQREGERATWPKISLIETQERVGKTIQHCLELLNYQHTLNPIPEYIATT; encoded by the coding sequence ATGCTGTTTAAAGATTTTACTCAGGATATTAATCCACATCAGGCCTATCGTATTAAAAAGCTCAAGCAGCAGCTGCAACAGGTTGAGTCCTATGAGGAATGGAAATATATTGCCCTGAAAATAGATGAAGAATCAGGTGCACAGGAATGGAAATTTGATAACAGTTCACCATACTTTGATGCAGAAGTGATTGCACATCGTCTGGGTAAATTACGACGCTATCGACAACAAAAGCGCACCCGTGACCTGATGTATATTTTGCGCGAAGGCCTGAGCTACGATATTGCCAACATTGCCCATCCTCTACTGTTTACCGAAGCCTATGTGGGCACTAAAAGAATTATTGAAGATTATGTCGAAGAAGTCAGCCAAGGCTTAGCCTATATTGCTTCAATAGACTGTACCTGTCTCAGTATGGAAGAAAAAATCGAATATTTTCAGCATTGTCAGCGCGCCTATGGCCAGCCAGCCCTGATGTTTTCCGGTGGTTCGACGCTGGGTCTGTTTCATACTGGTGTATGCAAAGCCTTAATGGAGCAGGACTTGTTGCCGAAGGTAATGTCCGGTTCAAGTGCGGGTGCCATCATGACCGCCATGTTAGGTGTATCCAAACCTTCGCAATATATTGATATTTTGAAAGGCCATAATTTCTTTCATGAGGCTTTTCATTTTCGCACCATGAGTGAATTGATGAAAGGCAATGGTGGTCTGGCGGATGTAAAATATCTGAAAAAATTTCTAGTCGAAAATCTGGGTGATCTGACCTTCGAAGAAGCACTCAAAACCTCAGGTCTGCATATCAATATTGCGGTTGCACCTTATGATGCTGGACAGGATGCACGCATTTTAAATGCCTATACTTCTCCGGATTTGCTGGTCTGGAGTGCGGTACTGGCGTCTTGTGCGGTGCCGGTTCTGTTTCCACCGGTTCGTTTGACCAGTAAGCGCTATGATGGTCAATATACGCCTTATATGGGTTCAACCCGCTGGGTGGATGGCAGCGTGCGCAGTGATTTTCCGCAGGAGAAAATGGCACGCCTGTATAATATCAATTATACCATTGCCAGTCAGACCAACCCGCATATCGTGCCATTCATGCAGGATGATATTTCACGTTTCCGTAAAGGTACTTTGAGCTGGCCACAACGAATTGTTCGCCGTCAGGGCGCGGTGATTACCAAAGGCATGATGGATTTTGCCAGAGAGCATGCCGGAAGCTTACCTCCTGTACGCCGTCTACTGGATCATGGCTATGGTGTAGTTGACCAGCGTTATTATGGTGATGTGAATATTGTCGGTAAATATAGCCTACGCCACTATAGCTATATGTTGCAAAATCCGCGGCCGTATCTGTTTAAAATTTTACAGCGTGAAGGGGAGCGGGCTACTTGGCCAAAAATCTCCCTCATTGAGACTCAGGAACGGGTCGGGAAAACTATTCAGCATTGTCTGGAGCTGCTAAATTATCAGCATACACTTAATCCAATACCTGAATACATTGCCACGACTTAA